A portion of the Pseudopipra pipra isolate bDixPip1 chromosome 1, bDixPip1.hap1, whole genome shotgun sequence genome contains these proteins:
- the LOC135409113 gene encoding leucine-rich repeat-containing protein 30-like gives MDAVTSLQCACPAPDPLWRYLAEHDPKYKGKKKLKISGRELVSVPPQVFGLDQLQVLEMSPERESCLRYRMELLPQEISRLRNLTCLYVDSNNLKKIPAEIGTLSCLERLTLSNNHLSSLPAEIGALQRLHSLHLANNSLTELPAPLCQLRSLTFLDVSDNKIGTIPSSIRHLEKLETLLLLFNSLESLPEDICVLRNLHTLWLGNNQLQSLPAAFGELVNLDWGYNYCSCNFEGNPLESPPPEVCSRGPEGIRDYFLSLHRIRRD, from the coding sequence ATGGATGCAGTCACCTCTCTCCAGTGTGCCTGTCCAGCTCCTGATCCACTCTGGAGGTACCTCGCAGAGCATGATCCGAAGTACAAAGGGAAGAAGAAGCTCAAGATCTCGGGCAGAGAGCTGGTGTCAGTTCCCCCACAGGTCTTTGGCTTGGACCAACTGCAGGTCCTGGAGATGAGCCCAGAACGAGAGAGCTGCCTGAGGTACCGGATGGAGCTGCTCCCCCAGGAGATCAGCCGCCTGAGGAACCTCACCTGCCTCTACGTGGACTCCAACAACTTGAAGAAAATCCCTGCTGAAATTGGCACTTTGAGTTGCTTGGAGAGGCTCACTCTGAGCAACAACCACCTGAGCTCCCTACCTGCAGAAATAGGGGCACTTCAAAGGCTGCACAGCCTCCACCTGGCCAACAACAGCCTGACTGAGCTGCCTGCACCCCTCTGCCAGCTGAGGAGCCTCACCTTTCTGGATGTGAGTGACAACAAAATAGGTACAATCCCCTCCAGCATTCGGCATCTGGAGAAACTGGAAACATTGCTATTGCTTTTCAACTCACTGGAGAGCCTTCCTGAGGATATCTGTGTTTTAAGGAATCTGCACACACTTTGGTTGGGAAACAACCAGCTAcagtcccttccagcagcctTTGGGGAGCTGGTGAACCTGGACTGGGGATACAACTACTGCTCATGCAATTTTGAGGGGAATCCACTGGAGAGTCCTCCCCCTGAAGTCTGCAGCAGAGGCCCTGAAGGGATCAGAGACTACTTCTTGTCACTTCATAGGATTCGGAGAGACTAA